The following proteins are encoded in a genomic region of Candidatus Methylospira mobilis:
- a CDS encoding addiction module antidote protein, producing MTKRIKIDDLPEFDAAPYLSSEEAVAAYLTDILEANDAGLLAAALGDIARARGMTEISKLAGITREALYKALRPDSEPRIDTINRVCSALGVRLVVQPTHLHPN from the coding sequence ATGACAAAACGTATTAAAATTGACGATTTACCAGAATTTGACGCCGCCCCCTACCTGAGCAGTGAAGAGGCTGTAGCGGCTTATCTTACTGACATTTTAGAAGCCAACGACGCGGGGCTTTTAGCCGCCGCCCTTGGCGATATTGCCCGCGCTCGTGGCATGACCGAAATTTCAAAATTAGCGGGCATTACCCGCGAAGCCCTTTACAAAGCACTACGCCCAGACAGTGAACCGCGCATTGATACAATTAACCGTGTTTGCTCAGCCTTGGGCGTTCGCCTTGTCGTTCAACCAACACACCTACACCCTAACTAG
- a CDS encoding type II toxin-antitoxin system RelE/ParE family toxin has product MYIIKPLPNFTEWLDGLADEKTRGIISARIKRLERGLMGDVEPVGEGVSELRIHVGSGLRVYFTKRGARLIILLVGGSKSTQKNDFKRAKQLATLLD; this is encoded by the coding sequence ATGTATATCATCAAACCTCTTCCCAATTTTACCGAATGGCTTGACGGTCTGGCTGACGAAAAAACACGCGGAATCATTTCCGCCCGCATCAAACGCTTAGAACGTGGGTTGATGGGAGACGTTGAACCCGTAGGGGAAGGCGTTTCAGAATTACGGATTCATGTTGGCTCAGGCTTGCGGGTATATTTTACAAAACGCGGCGCACGACTGATTATTTTGCTTGTTGGCGGTTCTAAAAGCACCCAGAAAAATGACTTCAAACGAGCCAAACAACTTGCCACCCTATTGGATTGA